In the Granulosicoccus antarcticus IMCC3135 genome, CAACAAATTAGGTACATCATCATTCCTCAGCTTAGCTGGCCAATACTATTTACAACCTCTTATCAAACACTCTCACTCTTGACCTCTTTTGAATACATTCTGCTGGCTACAGAAGGGGGGCCAGGCAGAGCGACCGAGGTTTGGGCATTGGCTGCCTACCACACGGCTTTGAACAACTATGGGGGGAATCTCCAGTACGGCTTCGGTGCAGCCTACGCACTGGTCCTTGTCGTCATCGGTATCGCTGCAAGCCTTCTCTACTTGAAATTCTTCAATTTCAAGGAGCTTGTAACAAAACCGCGAATTGAACAGTAGGGGAAGCAATCGTGCACTCAAATTTTAAATCATGGCCTGTAATAGTCATTCTTACAGTGGTGTCTTTGCCACTGCTGATCATGTTTGTTTTCCAGATTGTAGATACCTTTACAAACCCCTACCCGGGAAGTATCTGGCCACAGACATTTACCCTGGAGCATTGGCGATTCCTTTGGGAAAAACCAGACACGGGGCGAGCCAATATATGGGCGGTAACCTGGAATACATTTGTGTTCGCAGGCGCCACCGCAATCGCTGTCACGTCAATCTCATTAACAGCTGCGTATGCCTTGTCTCGATTGAACTTTCCAGCAAGACGTTTTTTTCTGGCAGGTCTGATTGTATTGCACGCATTTCCAACGATCACTCTTATCATTGCGATATTTCTGATTCTCCAGTATCTGGGACTCTATGATTCATTGATTGGCGTGATCCTGGTCAAGTCAGCATTGGAGCTGCCATTTGGTATCTGGATAATGAAAGGATTCTACGATACCGTGCCGTGGGAAATAGAAATGGCGGGTGTACAGGACGGTGCAAGTAGATTGACGGTCTGGTGGAAGCTTGTATTGCCACAGGTTCAACCTGGATTGTCAGCACTTCTGATCTTCTCGTTTCTATCCGGGTGGAGCGAATTCATATTGCCACTCGTGCTTGCACCAGGAAACGAGGCACAGGTACTTTCAACTTACTTGTCAGCGTTGATACTTGATGATACCAAGCCCGATTTTAACCTGTTCAAATCGGTGGGTATGTTCTATGCGATACCCGTTATCGTCATTTACCTCATATTTCAAAACAAGCTAATGAATATTTACGGTGGAGGTTCAAAAGGCTGATGCAAATAAAACTAACAAATTTCACAAAATCATTTGGCGATATAACCGTCATTGACAAGCTGAATCTGACTGTCAATAGTGGTGAAATGTTGGCACTGCTGGGCTCATCAGGTTGCGGTAAATCCACCACCTTGTTCACGATCTGCGGTATTCACAGGATGAACGGCGGAACCTTGCATTTCGGGGATCGCGATGTGTCGAATGTTCCTTCTCAGAAACGGAATGTCGGTGTTGTTTTTCAGAACTATGCACTCTATCCGCATATGAGTATTCGTGAAAACATAGCTTTCCCACTTAAAGTACAAAAGCAGGACAATGCAACGATACTTCGGAAAGTGGACGAGATAGCCGAGCTTGTGCATATCTCCGAGCTACTGGATCGAAAACCTGCGCAACTATCAGGTGGACAGCAACAACGTGTTGCATTGTCCAGGGCACTTGTACGTAAGCCTGATGTTCTACTTCTCGATGAGCCGCTCGCGAATCTGGATGCCAAGTTAAGACTTGAAATGCGTTCGGAAATTCGGCGTATTCAACT is a window encoding:
- a CDS encoding ABC transporter ATP-binding protein, which produces MQIKLTNFTKSFGDITVIDKLNLTVNSGEMLALLGSSGCGKSTTLFTICGIHRMNGGTLHFGDRDVSNVPSQKRNVGVVFQNYALYPHMSIRENIAFPLKVQKQDNATILRKVDEIAELVHISELLDRKPAQLSGGQQQRVALSRALVRKPDVLLLDEPLANLDAKLRLEMRSEIRRIQLETGITAVLVTHDQVEAMSMCDRIALMKDGKILQLSEPDQMYNDPANKFVAGFLGNPPISFIDSTVGDGHFVFGENKIRISEALKVKVKNRVDLGLRPEFFGPQFGEGVRGKVSFVETQGREDLYNVTLTDGTVLRSIQPAGNRVQLGADVNWGVATENVMAFSEQGLRL
- a CDS encoding carbohydrate ABC transporter permease, which encodes MHSNFKSWPVIVILTVVSLPLLIMFVFQIVDTFTNPYPGSIWPQTFTLEHWRFLWEKPDTGRANIWAVTWNTFVFAGATAIAVTSISLTAAYALSRLNFPARRFFLAGLIVLHAFPTITLIIAIFLILQYLGLYDSLIGVILVKSALELPFGIWIMKGFYDTVPWEIEMAGVQDGASRLTVWWKLVLPQVQPGLSALLIFSFLSGWSEFILPLVLAPGNEAQVLSTYLSALILDDTKPDFNLFKSVGMFYAIPVIVIYLIFQNKLMNIYGGGSKG